One Dialister invisus DSM 15470 genomic region harbors:
- a CDS encoding TlyA family RNA methyltransferase — MNKVKKERLDVLLVERGFFETRENAKRHIMAGIILVNDVPVDKPGTKIPSDVRLRIKGHVMPYVGRGGYKLEKAIKEFHLDLKNLVMVDIGASTGGFTDCALQNGIAKVYAIDVGTNQLDWKLRTNPHVINLEKTNIKQVTEDMIGEKVDFISTDISFISVLKILPAVHSILKPEGSVVILIKPQFEAGKEKVGKGGVIRDKNIHEDVIRDTLSAFETEGFHVWGITYSPIKGGSGNIEFLALLKKDRPERSMVNTDIIHDIVEEAHQVFKGEMS, encoded by the coding sequence ATGAATAAAGTAAAAAAAGAACGACTGGATGTTCTTTTGGTAGAACGAGGTTTTTTTGAAACCCGGGAAAATGCGAAACGGCATATTATGGCAGGAATTATTCTGGTGAATGATGTTCCTGTTGATAAACCGGGAACGAAGATACCGTCTGATGTCAGACTCAGAATTAAAGGGCATGTTATGCCATATGTCGGGCGTGGGGGATATAAACTGGAAAAGGCGATAAAAGAATTTCATCTTGATTTAAAAAATCTTGTGATGGTTGATATCGGCGCTTCCACGGGTGGATTCACCGATTGTGCGCTTCAAAACGGCATTGCCAAAGTGTATGCTATTGATGTGGGAACCAATCAGCTTGATTGGAAATTACGTACTAATCCTCATGTAATTAATTTGGAAAAAACAAATATCAAACAGGTAACTGAAGATATGATAGGAGAAAAAGTAGATTTCATTTCGACTGATATTTCTTTTATTTCCGTATTAAAAATTCTGCCGGCCGTACATTCTATACTTAAACCGGAGGGATCCGTAGTTATTCTGATTAAACCGCAGTTTGAAGCGGGGAAAGAAAAGGTTGGAAAGGGCGGAGTTATTCGTGATAAGAATATCCATGAAGACGTAATAAGGGATACTTTGTCAGCATTTGAAACAGAAGGATTCCACGTATGGGGGATAACATATTCACCAATTAAAGGCGGATCCGGGAATATTGAATTTTTAGCATTACTGAAGAAAGATAGGCCGGAACGGTCTATGGTGAATACAGATATTATTCACGATATAGTAGAAGAAGCACATCAGGTATTTAAAGGAGAAATGTCATGA
- the dapB gene encoding 4-hydroxy-tetrahydrodipicolinate reductase: MIKVLVNGASGRMGSEVVRSIEKEEGLILCGAVDPKCTGQDIGDVVGIGYKGIQIYGSLEEAFVSGKPDVVVDFTSPKVIYSNAQTVLAAGINMVIGTTGLKTEERKSLSAICDKNSSHCLIAPNFSLGAVLMMKVSEEIAKYFPNAEIIELHHNHKFDAPSGTAKLTAEKIAAARTLHPDEDETKEGLPGVRGGKYEDIPIHSVRLPGYVAHQEVLFGGYGEILTIRHDSLDRKSFMPGVMLACHKVMKIPGLVYGLENYLK, encoded by the coding sequence GTGATAAAGGTTCTGGTTAACGGTGCCAGCGGCAGGATGGGCAGTGAAGTGGTTCGTTCTATTGAGAAAGAAGAAGGGCTTATCCTTTGCGGAGCGGTAGATCCTAAATGTACGGGGCAGGATATTGGGGACGTCGTGGGTATTGGATATAAAGGAATACAGATTTATGGAAGCCTGGAAGAAGCTTTTGTTAGTGGTAAGCCTGATGTAGTCGTTGATTTTACTTCACCTAAAGTTATTTATTCAAATGCACAGACGGTTCTTGCAGCTGGCATAAATATGGTTATTGGCACAACTGGCTTGAAAACGGAAGAAAGAAAAAGTTTGTCTGCTATTTGCGATAAAAATAGTTCTCATTGCCTGATTGCCCCTAATTTTTCTCTTGGTGCGGTATTAATGATGAAAGTATCTGAAGAAATAGCTAAATATTTTCCTAATGCTGAAATTATAGAACTTCACCATAATCATAAATTTGATGCGCCTTCCGGAACGGCTAAATTGACAGCAGAAAAAATTGCTGCAGCCCGTACATTGCATCCCGATGAAGATGAAACAAAAGAAGGCCTGCCGGGGGTAAGAGGTGGCAAGTATGAAGATATTCCGATTCATAGTGTAAGGCTTCCAGGATATGTCGCTCATCAGGAAGTACTTTTTGGGGGATATGGGGAAATACTTACGATCCGACATGATTCGCTTGATCGGAAGTCTTTTATGCCGGGAGTAATGCTTGCATGTCATAAAGTTATGAAAATTCCAGGGCTTGTTTATGGTCTTGAAAATTATTTAAAGTGA
- the xseA gene encoding exodeoxyribonuclease VII large subunit: protein MKVYSVRECSSLVAGALQKDYIFKNITISGTVSNLHFHFSGVIFFSLIDEESRITCRIGKMRSAFLGRRIKNGTEILILGNIKYDKISGRPIFQVDRILSSTESPILEKLDMLKKELKASGYFDIEKKKRLPLFPFRVGIVTSASGAVIHDIIRTGFLRNNSVRYSLYSTTVQGENAAADMAEMVIRANEETEPPDILIIARGGGAEEDLTPFNQRVLLDAVFCSKIPVISAVGHETDVTLLDLAADVRASTPTQAAEIAVPDKKYIEERIICLYLVLQKIIRDKLNISKLKLQHTLTIFNILAQSGKVTAVRKDILYNWIILDRKLKKVISNKKLDILERMQFLSRCGMEDILICSKHIKGADDGKEI, encoded by the coding sequence ATGAAAGTCTACTCGGTTCGTGAATGCAGCAGCCTTGTAGCAGGTGCTCTTCAAAAAGATTATATTTTTAAAAATATAACCATATCGGGAACTGTCAGCAATTTACACTTTCATTTTTCAGGGGTCATATTTTTTTCTTTAATTGATGAAGAGTCTCGTATTACCTGCCGTATCGGGAAAATGAGAAGCGCGTTTCTTGGACGCAGGATTAAGAATGGGACGGAAATTCTTATTCTTGGAAATATTAAATATGACAAAATAAGCGGTAGACCGATTTTTCAGGTGGATAGAATCCTTTCTTCTACTGAGAGTCCGATTTTGGAGAAATTGGATATGCTGAAGAAAGAACTTAAAGCTTCAGGATATTTTGATATTGAAAAGAAAAAAAGATTACCTTTATTCCCCTTTAGAGTAGGAATTGTTACATCAGCGTCAGGGGCGGTCATCCATGACATTATACGGACGGGATTTTTACGGAATAATTCAGTAAGATATTCTTTATACAGTACAACGGTGCAAGGGGAGAATGCTGCGGCCGATATGGCAGAAATGGTTATTAGGGCAAATGAAGAGACAGAGCCGCCGGATATTCTTATTATTGCTAGAGGCGGCGGCGCGGAAGAGGATTTAACACCTTTTAATCAAAGAGTTTTATTGGATGCAGTGTTCTGTTCTAAGATACCGGTTATATCTGCAGTAGGACATGAAACAGACGTGACTTTACTTGATTTGGCCGCTGATGTGAGAGCCTCTACGCCAACGCAGGCAGCGGAAATTGCTGTCCCTGATAAAAAATATATTGAAGAGCGTATAATATGCTTGTACTTGGTTTTACAGAAAATTATTCGAGACAAGCTGAATATATCCAAGCTTAAATTGCAGCATACTTTAACTATCTTTAACATATTGGCACAAAGTGGAAAAGTAACTGCTGTACGTAAGGATATTTTATATAATTGGATTATACTGGATCGAAAACTAAAAAAGGTTATCAGCAATAAAAAATTGGATATTTTAGAGCGAATGCAGTTTCTTTCAAGGTGTGGAATGGAAGATATTCTTATCTGCAGTAAACATATAAAAGGAGCAGATGATGGAAAAGAAATTTGA
- the recN gene encoding DNA repair protein RecN, protein MLQSLHIVNFAIIEDTIIELTDGATVFTGETGAGKSILIDALAILLGRRARTDLIRTGAEFFKVEGVFSADDEIVSILSSFGFDAADSQIIITRKLNRSGRGICTINGDFCTVKQLEFIGRKLVRLHEQNDAIELLSSEYCRRIIDRFTPEISTLRDEYDHIYQEWKETKKNLEEFHAHRQENERRIDILEWELEQIRTANIINGEDEEIDRRLSILQNYEKIIYSVKAALSALSDEGGARDLLASASKAVSTASRYDKEMKETDEELRTVLYSLEDIEGKLDTYISAADFSDEELSELQSRSNILIGLKRKFGPTLADVIHYEENAEKECTSLKNLIYENKEMQEKYKLLTEAVMKKAEALNRQRILTGCEFTEKIISLLQDMGMDDPRMTLHLIPAAAPVSSGVEEMELYFSANRGESLRSMKETASGGELSRIALAIEIVISRLMRGQTLVFDEIDVGISGKIGIQIAKKIKILSKYLQVLIITHLPQTASIPGRYYKIEKITSRGQTSSKAMLLDGRQQVENIAQMISGMSKSENAIRSALEMQKILSDD, encoded by the coding sequence ATGCTTCAAAGTTTACATATTGTTAATTTTGCAATTATTGAAGATACCATTATTGAATTAACTGATGGTGCGACAGTATTTACCGGAGAGACGGGAGCCGGTAAATCTATTTTGATTGATGCGCTTGCGATACTCTTGGGGCGACGCGCACGGACCGATTTGATTCGTACTGGTGCAGAATTTTTTAAAGTGGAAGGCGTTTTTTCTGCTGATGATGAAATAGTTTCTATTTTATCATCATTTGGCTTTGATGCAGCAGATTCACAGATTATTATTACTCGAAAATTAAATCGGTCCGGTCGGGGAATCTGCACGATTAATGGAGATTTCTGTACTGTAAAACAATTGGAATTTATCGGCAGAAAACTGGTTCGTCTACATGAACAAAATGATGCTATCGAACTTCTTTCTTCTGAATATTGCAGGAGGATTATTGACAGGTTTACGCCTGAAATCTCAACGCTCCGTGATGAATATGACCATATATATCAGGAATGGAAAGAAACTAAAAAAAATTTAGAGGAATTTCATGCGCATAGGCAGGAAAATGAACGACGTATTGATATTCTTGAATGGGAATTAGAGCAAATTCGGACGGCTAATATCATAAACGGGGAAGATGAAGAAATAGATAGACGCCTTTCCATTTTGCAAAATTATGAAAAAATTATCTATTCCGTAAAAGCAGCTCTTTCTGCTCTCAGTGATGAAGGTGGTGCCCGAGATTTATTGGCATCAGCATCTAAAGCGGTATCAACGGCATCCCGTTATGATAAAGAAATGAAGGAAACAGATGAAGAACTGAGAACGGTATTATATTCATTAGAAGATATAGAAGGGAAATTAGATACTTATATATCCGCTGCGGATTTTTCAGATGAAGAATTATCAGAACTGCAATCAAGAAGCAACATATTGATAGGGTTGAAGCGAAAATTTGGCCCTACATTGGCAGATGTAATTCATTATGAAGAGAATGCAGAGAAAGAATGTACCAGCCTTAAAAATCTCATTTATGAAAATAAAGAGATGCAAGAAAAATACAAATTATTGACAGAAGCGGTGATGAAAAAGGCGGAAGCACTAAATCGACAACGTATTCTTACAGGCTGTGAATTTACGGAAAAGATCATATCTTTATTGCAAGATATGGGGATGGATGATCCAAGGATGACTTTACATTTAATCCCCGCAGCGGCACCTGTATCATCGGGTGTTGAAGAAATGGAGCTGTATTTTTCTGCTAATAGGGGAGAATCTTTACGTTCTATGAAAGAAACCGCTTCAGGAGGAGAACTATCGAGAATTGCATTAGCCATAGAAATCGTAATTTCACGGTTGATGAGAGGACAAACTCTTGTTTTTGATGAAATTGATGTGGGAATCAGCGGAAAAATAGGAATACAGATTGCAAAAAAAATAAAAATTTTGTCAAAATATCTGCAGGTGCTTATTATTACACATTTGCCGCAGACTGCAAGTATTCCCGGACGCTATTATAAAATTGAAAAAATCACTAGCCGCGGGCAGACATCTTCCAAGGCCATGCTTTTAGATGGGCGGCAGCAAGTAGAAAATATTGCTCAAATGATTTCAGGAATGTCTAAATCAGAAAACGCGATTCGATCAGCATTGGAAATGCAAAAAATACTATCTGATGATTGA
- a CDS encoding aspartate-semialdehyde dehydrogenase → MNKLPHVAVLGATGAVGQEFIRLFEERNFSFASLKLLASAKSAGKKLMVCGEEYTVEEAKPDSFKDIDIALFAGGKVSEVLAPEAVRRGAVVIDNSSAFRMDPQVPLIIPEINPEDIEKHRGIIANPNCSTIIMLMALKPIYDLSPIKRVIVSTYQAVSGAGKEGIDELYGETEAVSKGTVYEPKILPSVSLPKHYPIAYNLIPQIDIFLDNEYTKEEMKMVNETRKILHDEDIAITPTAVRVPVIRSHAESIYVETAASLSTKQIKEAMKSFPGVVLVDDIKKQVYPMPLDTSNKTDVAVGRIRKDLYNKRGINLWVCGDQIRKGAALNTLQIAEYMIAHDMF, encoded by the coding sequence ATGAACAAATTGCCCCATGTAGCTGTTTTAGGAGCAACAGGTGCTGTTGGTCAGGAATTTATACGTTTATTTGAAGAAAGAAATTTTTCATTTGCTTCACTCAAACTTTTGGCATCTGCCAAATCTGCCGGTAAAAAGTTAATGGTTTGTGGTGAGGAATATACTGTAGAAGAGGCAAAACCCGATTCTTTCAAGGATATTGACATTGCATTGTTTGCCGGCGGCAAAGTAAGTGAAGTATTAGCACCGGAAGCAGTAAGGCGCGGCGCTGTAGTAATAGATAATTCAAGTGCGTTCAGAATGGATCCCCAAGTGCCGCTGATTATCCCTGAAATTAATCCGGAAGATATAGAAAAGCATAGGGGAATTATTGCTAATCCCAATTGCTCTACAATTATCATGCTTATGGCGTTGAAGCCGATTTATGATTTATCTCCTATAAAGCGTGTTATTGTCAGCACCTATCAAGCCGTATCAGGAGCAGGGAAAGAAGGAATTGACGAACTTTACGGGGAAACAGAAGCCGTATCAAAAGGGACTGTATATGAACCGAAGATTCTTCCCTCTGTCAGCCTTCCTAAACACTACCCGATTGCCTATAACCTAATACCGCAGATTGATATATTTTTGGATAATGAATATACCAAAGAAGAAATGAAAATGGTCAATGAAACCCGTAAAATTCTTCATGATGAGGATATTGCAATTACGCCGACCGCAGTTCGAGTACCTGTTATAAGAAGCCATGCAGAATCAATTTATGTTGAGACTGCTGCTTCTCTTTCGACTAAACAGATTAAAGAGGCAATGAAATCATTTCCCGGTGTAGTTCTTGTAGATGATATAAAAAAACAAGTGTATCCTATGCCACTGGATACATCTAATAAGACCGATGTGGCAGTAGGAAGAATTAGAAAGGATCTATATAATAAAAGGGGAATCAATCTGTGGGTTTGCGGGGATCAGATCAGAAAAGGAGCTGCTTTAAACACCTTACAAATTGCAGAATATATGATTGCTCATGATATGTTTTAG
- the xseB gene encoding exodeoxyribonuclease VII small subunit yields the protein MMEKKFEDCMEELSSVVSQLQKEETPLEEMLVQYKKGTEAAMACLTILKETERDIHDISVEIEKLIQQGEETRDKRNNGK from the coding sequence ATGATGGAAAAGAAATTTGAAGATTGCATGGAAGAATTAAGTTCTGTAGTGTCTCAACTGCAGAAGGAAGAGACACCGTTGGAAGAAATGCTTGTCCAATATAAAAAGGGGACAGAAGCAGCAATGGCTTGTCTTACTATATTGAAAGAAACCGAGAGAGATATACATGATATTTCTGTTGAAATAGAAAAATTAATCCAGCAAGGGGAGGAAACGCGTGATAAAAGAAATAATGGTAAATAA
- a CDS encoding Rqc2 family fibronectin-binding protein, with product MQIDSAVLYIFRKELAAKIIPAQVRQIHQIDNRIIDIELFRSYEKPIHLIFDTYRPLIYITENLKKDTGYMPSQTFCMTLRKQLEGSRLSSIEQPDFDRFLKFNFDRIEAGGKIITKSLCMELIPSAPNLILTEDNVIIDACLRGKKMERILAPGKPYVRNSYASRNNFLLFSAEEILQILKFGQLQDSSVQQWIFDTFNGFSSFLAEELFSRTKIKADLPLNHLNEEESIILANAIYDMAQEILSAKALYIYKKPNNKTWATPITLSAGEPIRKISADRWIREELQKDGGILSAETSQMAQKISSLLKKETRKMNKIKDELKETKKTETYKLWGTLLSIYAYKKLNGMHELTVSNVFNEPPTDESIPVNPLLSVSQNSQLYFKRYSKMKTRLQVGQDKLNECFAKIRYLENISYFLENIKTKNELIQLKDELKDSGATIQRHSSRQRKKEKEPSFISLTIDGFHVLLGKNNVQNEYLTFHKAGKEDLWFHAQALPGSHVVLITEGQVIPKELIAKTAALAAFYSKGKSSGKVNVDYTRIKYVKKIPNSPPGLVNYTHQSTVTVIPEDFKISI from the coding sequence ATGCAAATTGACAGTGCAGTTCTTTACATATTCAGAAAAGAATTGGCAGCTAAAATCATACCGGCACAGGTCCGCCAAATTCATCAAATAGATAACCGGATTATTGACATAGAACTATTTCGTTCATACGAAAAACCTATACACTTAATTTTTGACACTTACCGCCCTTTAATCTACATCACCGAAAACCTAAAAAAGGACACCGGATATATGCCCTCTCAAACATTTTGCATGACATTGCGTAAACAGCTGGAAGGCTCCAGGCTTTCATCCATTGAACAACCGGATTTTGATCGGTTCTTAAAATTTAATTTCGATCGTATAGAAGCAGGTGGGAAGATTATTACCAAATCCCTCTGTATGGAATTAATTCCCTCGGCACCCAATTTAATTTTAACAGAAGATAATGTAATTATTGATGCCTGTCTTCGAGGGAAAAAGATGGAACGAATTCTTGCACCGGGAAAACCCTATGTCCGTAATTCATATGCAAGCAGAAATAACTTTCTTCTTTTCTCAGCAGAAGAAATCCTCCAAATATTGAAATTCGGTCAATTGCAAGATTCTTCAGTTCAGCAGTGGATTTTTGATACGTTTAATGGCTTCAGCAGCTTTTTGGCAGAGGAATTATTTTCCCGAACAAAAATTAAAGCTGATCTGCCACTAAATCATCTAAACGAGGAAGAGTCCATTATCCTGGCAAATGCAATTTACGATATGGCGCAAGAGATCTTAAGTGCAAAAGCTCTTTATATTTACAAGAAACCAAATAACAAAACCTGGGCAACGCCCATTACGCTCTCTGCGGGAGAACCCATCAGAAAAATTTCTGCTGACAGATGGATTCGTGAAGAACTGCAAAAAGATGGCGGCATTCTCTCTGCTGAAACTTCACAGATGGCCCAAAAGATATCCTCTCTCTTAAAAAAAGAGACCAGAAAGATGAATAAGATAAAAGATGAATTGAAAGAAACGAAAAAAACGGAGACCTATAAACTTTGGGGAACACTGCTTTCCATTTATGCGTATAAAAAACTTAACGGAATGCATGAATTGACAGTAAGCAATGTTTTTAATGAACCTCCGACAGATGAGAGCATCCCTGTCAATCCGCTTTTATCGGTAAGTCAAAATAGTCAGTTATATTTTAAAAGATATTCCAAAATGAAGACAAGATTGCAAGTCGGACAGGATAAATTAAATGAATGTTTTGCAAAAATCCGCTATCTGGAAAATATTTCTTATTTCCTTGAGAATATAAAAACAAAAAATGAACTTATTCAATTAAAGGATGAATTAAAAGATTCCGGAGCAACTATTCAGCGTCACTCTTCCAGGCAGAGAAAGAAAGAAAAAGAACCTTCTTTCATCTCACTGACTATAGATGGATTTCATGTCCTCCTCGGAAAAAATAATGTACAAAATGAATACTTGACATTTCACAAAGCAGGAAAAGAAGATTTGTGGTTTCATGCACAAGCTCTTCCGGGATCCCATGTTGTTCTAATAACCGAAGGACAAGTTATTCCTAAGGAATTAATTGCAAAAACAGCTGCACTGGCTGCCTTCTACAGCAAAGGAAAATCATCCGGAAAGGTTAATGTTGACTATACTCGTATAAAATATGTCAAAAAGATTCCCAACAGTCCCCCCGGACTGGTCAATTATACCCACCAATCTACTGTCACTGTAATTCCGGAAGATTTCAAAATATCCATATAA
- a CDS encoding NAD(+)/NADH kinase, with protein MKIGIFPNMGKEALYTFWGKLISILQAKHIEYYVAEYARGGFESRDIAIDKDRYKSTNWMGKNLKYILSIGGDGSYLEAAKAFSDYSVILIGIHLGELGFLNSIRQSDVEERLDQIISQKYVLEDRMFLSSCILHADGTRTFLPDVLNDIVIGRAQIGKMVRVNLYINDIFAQQYPADGLIISTATGSTGYAFSCGGPILSPSVKQMMVVPICPHTLSRFASVLSEKDIVKITLPSREHILYISADGNGSYELKTNDILLVQGVSKPIRFVRFFDHDFWGTLSGKLMKKS; from the coding sequence ATGAAGATCGGTATATTTCCTAATATGGGAAAGGAAGCACTTTATACTTTTTGGGGCAAGTTGATTTCGATTCTTCAAGCCAAACATATTGAATATTATGTGGCTGAGTATGCACGAGGCGGTTTTGAGTCACGGGATATAGCTATTGATAAAGACCGGTATAAAAGCACAAACTGGATGGGCAAAAATTTAAAATATATTCTTTCTATTGGGGGTGATGGTTCATATTTAGAAGCTGCTAAGGCTTTTTCAGATTACTCTGTTATTTTAATCGGTATCCATTTGGGAGAACTTGGTTTTTTAAATTCAATACGCCAGTCTGACGTGGAAGAGCGATTGGATCAGATTATATCGCAAAAATATGTTTTAGAAGATCGTATGTTTTTGAGTTCCTGCATATTGCATGCTGATGGCACAAGAACTTTTCTGCCTGATGTTTTAAATGATATCGTAATCGGTCGTGCACAAATTGGCAAAATGGTAAGAGTCAACCTGTATATCAATGATATTTTTGCACAACAGTATCCTGCCGACGGCTTGATTATATCGACAGCAACCGGCTCTACGGGATATGCATTTTCTTGCGGCGGACCAATCCTGTCTCCTTCCGTAAAGCAGATGATGGTAGTTCCGATATGTCCCCACACTTTGTCACGATTTGCATCCGTATTATCCGAAAAGGATATCGTAAAAATTACATTGCCATCACGGGAACATATTCTATATATATCAGCAGACGGTAATGGGAGTTACGAACTAAAAACGAATGATATCCTGCTTGTACAGGGAGTTAGTAAACCTATTCGTTTTGTTCGTTTCTTTGATCATGATTTTTGGGGTACGCTTTCCGGTAAACTTATGAAGAAATCCTGA
- a CDS encoding polyprenyl synthetase family protein codes for MIKEIMVNKKILVDDALECLLMPSDPAHDSLYASMQYSLMAGGKRIRPCLFLVLLDILGVDSNLYINVACALECVHTYSLIHDDLPGMDNDDYRRGKLANHKKYGVGIATMAGDGLLTYAFELLACENNISFFKRIALIKILTAAAGPAGMVGGQAHDKGAEGKTLSLSELMFLDQCKTGKLICASLDMASEIAGLSKNDKEAIHTYGKHIGLLFQITDDLLDFNGVFQEMGKVPLQDISEHKCTYVTLLGKHQAQQRARKEAVAAVQSLGAFGEEFKPLRELPEMILCRRK; via the coding sequence GTGATAAAAGAAATAATGGTAAATAAGAAGATACTAGTTGATGATGCATTGGAATGTCTTCTTATGCCGTCAGATCCGGCACATGATTCATTATACGCATCTATGCAATATAGTTTAATGGCAGGGGGAAAACGGATACGCCCCTGTTTATTTTTGGTACTTCTAGATATATTGGGTGTGGATTCGAATTTATATATAAATGTGGCCTGCGCATTGGAATGTGTTCATACATATTCACTCATTCATGACGATTTACCGGGCATGGATAATGATGACTATCGGCGGGGAAAGTTGGCCAATCATAAAAAATATGGGGTAGGTATTGCAACTATGGCGGGAGATGGGCTCTTAACCTATGCTTTTGAACTCCTTGCCTGTGAAAACAATATATCGTTTTTCAAACGTATAGCATTGATAAAAATTTTAACAGCCGCGGCAGGTCCTGCTGGAATGGTAGGAGGGCAGGCACATGATAAAGGGGCAGAAGGTAAAACACTCTCTCTGTCAGAATTAATGTTTTTAGATCAATGTAAGACAGGTAAACTGATATGCGCTTCCTTGGATATGGCATCAGAAATTGCTGGGCTTTCTAAAAATGATAAGGAAGCGATTCATACATATGGAAAGCATATAGGGCTTCTATTTCAAATTACGGATGATCTTTTGGATTTCAATGGAGTTTTTCAGGAAATGGGGAAAGTTCCATTACAGGATATTTCAGAACATAAATGCACTTATGTGACGCTTTTGGGGAAACATCAGGCACAACAGAGAGCACGGAAGGAAGCTGTTGCTGCTGTACAGAGCCTGGGGGCTTTCGGAGAAGAATTTAAGCCGTTGAGAGAGCTGCCGGAAATGATCCTTTGCCGGAGAAAATAA
- the argR gene encoding arginine repressor, with amino-acid sequence MKRYRSMKIKEIIQHQIIETQEELAAALKREGIIVTQATVSRDIKDLMLIKIPYKDGHYRYALSTEKPGIMSKNHTSFLFQEAVIGIESSMNLIVIHTLPGSAQSVAAAIDQTRYSEIMGTLAGDDTILLIMRNPDDVELFKKKIQELLKA; translated from the coding sequence ATGAAAAGATATAGAAGCATGAAAATAAAAGAAATTATACAGCATCAGATTATTGAAACACAGGAAGAACTGGCGGCTGCTCTAAAGAGAGAGGGGATTATTGTCACGCAAGCAACCGTTTCAAGAGATATCAAAGATCTCATGCTTATTAAAATCCCATATAAAGATGGTCATTATCGATATGCTCTGTCCACAGAGAAACCGGGGATCATGTCTAAGAACCATACATCATTTCTTTTCCAAGAAGCGGTTATCGGAATTGAAAGCAGCATGAACCTAATTGTGATTCATACATTGCCGGGATCGGCACAATCCGTAGCAGCCGCTATCGATCAGACCAGATATAGTGAGATTATGGGAACACTTGCAGGAGATGATACGATTCTCCTTATCATGAGAAATCCGGATGATGTGGAGCTGTTTAAGAAAAAAATACAGGAGCTTCTGAAAGCATAG
- the dapA gene encoding 4-hydroxy-tetrahydrodipicolinate synthase, which translates to MAIAKFGRVITAMITPFKENGDVNYEGASSLSKYLVNHGSEGILVGGTTGEGATMSSEEKLKLYKMIVDAVGKNGTEKRVSVIGNAGTIGTKETIEFLKAAEKTGIDAALVIVPFYVKPTQEGMYQHFKAIAESTELPIILYNVPGRVGVSIQPETIKRLTDVCPNIVGVKDAAGNWDQVTKEKILLPDDFMIYSGDDAFTLPVLAAGGVGVISVASHVIGEDLLSMIDAFEKGNLAAARRLHLKMYPIMKGMFFIASPIPVKTAVNLIGQPGGNFRLPMVAPTKEEESHVRTLLENYGFLL; encoded by the coding sequence ATGGCAATAGCAAAGTTTGGACGAGTTATAACCGCAATGATTACTCCATTTAAAGAAAATGGAGATGTAAATTATGAAGGCGCATCTTCTTTGTCTAAATATTTAGTTAATCATGGATCTGAAGGAATTCTTGTCGGTGGAACAACCGGTGAAGGTGCGACCATGTCCAGTGAAGAAAAACTAAAGCTGTATAAGATGATTGTTGATGCGGTTGGTAAAAATGGAACAGAAAAGAGAGTATCTGTTATAGGGAATGCAGGCACCATTGGGACGAAGGAAACAATCGAGTTTTTAAAAGCAGCAGAAAAAACAGGGATAGATGCGGCTCTGGTTATTGTTCCATTTTATGTTAAACCGACGCAGGAGGGGATGTATCAACATTTTAAAGCCATTGCGGAATCTACTGAACTGCCAATTATTCTATATAACGTACCGGGGCGTGTCGGTGTTAGTATCCAACCGGAAACAATCAAACGGTTGACAGATGTTTGCCCCAATATAGTAGGCGTGAAGGATGCTGCCGGGAATTGGGATCAGGTAACAAAGGAAAAGATTCTGCTTCCAGATGATTTCATGATATACAGTGGAGATGATGCATTTACTTTGCCTGTTTTAGCAGCAGGCGGTGTAGGTGTTATTTCTGTGGCGAGCCATGTGATCGGAGAGGATCTTCTTTCTATGATTGACGCTTTTGAAAAAGGAAACTTGGCTGCCGCGCGGAGACTGCATTTGAAAATGTATCCGATTATGAAAGGAATGTTTTTTATTGCAAGCCCTATTCCCGTTAAGACTGCTGTTAATTTAATTGGACAACCGGGCGGAAATTTCCGGCTTCCCATGGTTGCCCCGACAAAAGAAGAAGAGTCACATGTGCGGACTCTATTAGAGAATTACGGATTTCTTCTATAA